A region of the Silene latifolia isolate original U9 population chromosome 9, ASM4854445v1, whole genome shotgun sequence genome:
tgtgtgtccgctttatctgacccgaggatcttcctatgtaatttccggagaattttgttccgggactccggaatcccgaaaaaccgtgtattatacacttcaatttcagccgttcggaaggtcgtaccggaccctgtttctttttctccctgtttttcaatcacgcgtccgagctcgtttcagaaattaacctgttcgatttcagcctcaaataacgagctttaacacattttcacgataatccaagtttcggcgaatgctggtttgtggcacaccggcacccccaaatgtcttccgttggtgctcaaactttgtggggccgctttatctgacccgaggaactttctatgtgatttccggagaattttgtttcgagacctcggaatcccgaaaaaccgtgtattatacatttcaatttcagccgttcaggaggtcgtaccggccctgtttctttttctcccggtttttctatcacgtgtccAAGGTCATTTaagaagttaacctgttcgatttcagcctcaggtAACGAGTACTAATACATTTTTCACTATTagccgaggttcgacgaatgctggtttatggcataccggcatccccaaatgtgttcccttgctactcaaattttgcgtggccactttatctgacccgagaaactttctgtgtgatttccggagaatttagtaacgggaccctggaatcccgaaaaaccgtgtattatacacttcaattttagccgttcgggaggtcgtaccagaccctgtttctttttctcccggttttctatcacgcgtccaaggtcatttcaggagttaacctattcgatttcagcctcggataacgagtattaataaatttttcacgattatccgaggttcgacgaatgctggtttattgcttaccggcaccccctaatgtcttcccttgctactcaaattttgcgtggccgctttatatgactcgagaaactttctgtgtgatttccggagaattttgttccgggaccctgaaatcccaaaaaaccgtgtatttatacacttcaatctcAGCCATTTAGGAGGTCGTACCTAGCTGTACCTAATTTTCACCCGAGACACGTTTATCGCATACCAGGACCCTCAATTGTACTTTATTGTTTCTAAAAACCGGTGTGGctactttatctgacccgtgaaACCATCGGTATGATTTATGGACATTTTTTTTCCGGGACCTtgaaatcccaaaaaccgtgtattataaacttaaaCTTAAGCCGTTTAGGAGGTCGTATCGCGCGGGTCCTGTTTCTTTTCCTGCCAATTTTTCTACCATGTGTCGGTTCATGAGTTACTGTATTCGATTTTCAGCCCTCAATAAgaagtattcatctatttttaaggtGTACCTAATCTTCACCCGAGACTCGTTTATCGAGTAGTGGAACTCTTAAATGTGTTCTGTTTCTTCTCAACATTGGTGTGGCTACTTTATCTGACCTCTGAAACCATCGGTATGATTTGTGGAcatttttgttccggaacccttaaatcccgaaaaccgtgtattattaattacacttaaatttgagccgttttgGAGGTCGTACTGGGTCCTATTTCATTTCCTGCCAGTTTTTCTACAACGTGTCAAGTGTCGGTTCATGATTTACTGTATTCGATTTGTAGCCTAAATAAGAAGTATTCATGTATTTTTAAGGTGTACATAGTTTTCATCCGAGATCGTTTATCGCGTAACGGCACTCTCAATTGTCCTCTGTTGGTTCTCAAAGTTTGTCTGGCTACTTTATCTGAGCCGTGAAACCATCGGTATGATTTACGGAcgtttttgttccgggacactgaaatctcgaaaaccgtgtattttttatacacttaaatttgactTGTTTGCAAGTTCGTAGAAGGTGATGTTTATTTCCCTCCgtgtttttctaccacgtgtcacGGGTCGGTCATGAGTTACTGTATTCGATTTTCAGCccttgataggctatcgcacaactatacaaagataatatttataccctagacaacaatgaatgtagtacttaggggttgAACCCAAAGGggacgggagttattaattaattgttatggagcGAAGTTTATCTTGAGTCGTtgcggttgattgattgattatgcaaataaaatgaaaacaacaataaaaagaaattgtctagggaggtcgggtcacacatgctaattacgtaaatgtttatgtcaagttaggaagttgattttgcggtaaatgtttaggcttagagatacccaccttacggcattagtatcaaccatagaccgggtcctagagaaactctcgtccatgactaggtcgtcctactacacatgcttagtctaattcaattccgtgcctctcgactttagaacgaataaacaaatttaatcgatgaataaggcctttaaacatagattaaacattatggtgcaaacatgtgatagaaacaattatacaatattaacttatccttattttgacatttacaaattacttaatcatgcatgacttcctttattccctagacaaaggtaaattattttaacattgtgaaaatataaactaaactaatgttaAATggaatgataaataacataattaaaataaagataaaattaccttgaatgaaaatagaagaacaattgcaaatggaaataatttggaataaattttgaacttgataatagaaatgttgtaacaaactaatacaagctaaactaaactaaactaaacttctaatatttagagagaattttggaATAAAAATATATGTGAATGGTGGTAAAAAGGTGAAGTCTacatcctttatataggaaatgagggAGTAAACTTTGTAGaggaatccaaaatggcatcctaagcacactcttaattttcctttCAATTCTTGGTTTAATGCTCAAGGAATCCAAAGTTGGTGCTTAATGCCTTGTTTATGAGTGTGATTAAGAGCATTAAGGAGGGCATCTTAAGCATTTTGGCATCCTAAGCTCTTCTTTAGCATCCAAATTTTCCACCACGTTTTGGACTTGAATTCTTGGGCTTTGACTTTCACattgactttgcttgcattttcattttgatccaacactttcttcatgtacttccaacacttagtccaatcttactctcatacttagccttgcttctagtgttagCCCATTTTGTAGTAGTTTAgctcatttagctcattttcctacaaaacacacttgaacacacaattgcactagaaacataatattagcttaaaaacactttgataagtgctaaatgatatgtaaaatcaaactaatataaggggttaaaatgtataaaatatgcacttatcagccCTCAATAAGTAATATTAATCTAATTTTAAAGTGTACCTAATTTTCATCCGAGACTCCTTTATCGCGTACTGGCACCTTCAATTATCCTCTGTTGCTTCTCAAAAGTGTGGTTACTTTATCTAACCCGTGAAACCATCGGTATGATTTGTGGACATTTTTGTTCCGAGActctgaaatcccgaaaaccgtgtattatacacttaaatttgagccgtttaggaggtcgtaccggatcctttTTCTTTTCCTGCCagttttctaccacgtgtcaggGGTCGGTTCATGGACTATTGTATTCAATTTTCAGCCCTAAATAAGGTATTCATTTATTTTTAAGGTGTACCTAATTTTCACCCGAGACTCATTTATCACGTACCAGCACTCTCAAATGTTCTCTGTTGCTTCTCAAAATTGGTGTGGCTACTTTATGCGAGCCATGAAACAATCGGGATGATTTATAGACATTTTTGATCTGGGACCCTGAAATCTAGAAAATCGTTTTTTATCCTCTCCCAtcaaaaccaaaggtaacacttgctttttggcactattcacaGTCGTCGTACTGGGTCATATTTCTTTTCCTCCCAATATTTCTAGTACGTGTCAGGGATCGGTTCATGATTTACTATATTCAATTTTCAACCCTAAATAAGAACTAGGGTTTTTTTGATAACTGCTACCACAAGTAAACCACTTTTTTGGAACTGCTACCATAATCCTTGGTTCGGTTAAAAACCAATACCAATTAGCACCGAAGCCCAATTTTTGACTTGAAAAGACAAAAATACCCCTTCTTTAACCTTCCCCCTTTCTTACCCAGTCATAAAACACAAGTTTCAATCTAACTATTCAATTTCATCACTAATACTCTATCaaattccttcattcaaaataaAATTCTCTTGTCATtctcttaatcatttgaagattTCACCTACAATACCCAGATTATTTCATCTACCCATCTTTGaatcctcatccctttgtttacCCACCGAACTAAAAACCAATCAACTTACCTTTTTTTCAATTAATTTGGGGAAATCCAAATCTAACCTGATTAAGCTTCACAAATTTGACAAATATCATATTATATAGGAGTACCTAGATTAGTAATTGTATTTGTTAAATGCTCCATTTATTTTTGTTCATCATATTCCATTGGAGTACCTTCTTCTTCAACATCaacaatgtaattatatttttttttgccaCTCTAATTGTTCTTCAATCTTCATCATACCAACTAAATTAACTACACCATATTTAGTTGCCTTGTAATTTCTCTCTGAACATGAATCCTTCAACATAGCTACAAAGATCTGGAAAAAAACCCAGATTTTTGTCGAATAAGACATGAATGGTAACCCTAATTTGAAAACATTAAAAGTTACCACAAATTGAAGTGAAAGGTTAAGAACTTACCCCATGAAATAGATTAAAGGAGAGAGAATGAgaattgattaaatgagatagaaAAAACAAAGATGAAGATAAAAGAAAGATTAATGGAGTAGAAGATAAAAGAAGAATTGTAAGGAGGAGGGAAAGGGTAAAATAGGAAAGGAAATATGACTTAATCTAAGGATTGTAATGAATGGCTGAGATTCATTCATTTTGCCTCGTTTGTTTAATGAATTGGTATTGAATTTTAACCAAACCAAGGACTATGGTAGCAgttttcaaactttttttttaccTTGGTAGTAGTTCTCAAAAAGCGCTTTACTTAAGGTAGCAGTTCTCAAAAATCCCTAAGAACTATTCATCTATTTTTAAAAGTATACCTAATTTCGTCTGAACCTCGTTTATGACGTACCGGAACCTCCAAATGTTTTCTGTTGTGTCTCAAAATTTGCATGGCTACTTTATCTGGCCCATGAAACCATCCGATTTATGAACTTTTGTTTTCCCGAACCCTGAAATCtcgaaaaccgtatattatacacttaaatttgagtcaATTCGGAGGTCGTACCGTGTAATGTTTCTTTCGCTCCCAATTTTTATACCACGTGTCAGGGGTCGCTTCATGAGTTGCTGTATTCGATTTTCTGTCTTTAATAAGAAATATTCATCTATTTTTTTAGGTGTATCTAATTTTCGTCTCAGACTCGTTTATCGTGTATCGACACTCTCAAATAGTCAAATGTCCTCTATTGCTTCCCAGAATTGGTGTGGCTAGTTTATCTGACCTAAGAAACCATCTATATGAATTACGGAcatttttgttctgggaccctgaaatcacgaaaaccgtgtatatacacttaaatttgagccgtttagGAGGTCGTCCCGGGTCCTGTTTCTTTTCCTGccagtttttctaccacgtgtcaggGGTTGGTTCATGAGTTACTGTATTCGATTTTTAGCCCTAAATAAgaagtattcatctatttttaaggtGTACCTAAATTTCATCCGAGACTCGTTTATCGCATGGCGGCACCCTCAAATGTATGAAGCTCTGATACCGACTCACGTGAACTAAACTCTCACGCTCGTATTTATTAAACTACTAACTACTGAAATCGATAAATAACTACTCGACTCCATATTATGAGCCAGACTCGTGTTAATCTCATATGAGACGGTATCATGATGAGCATTTTTGGCTAGCTTGTTACGGCAGACGGCAGACGGCAGACTAATGAAAAAAGTTCAGGGAGGGCATAAGGACAATACAGGAATCTACTGAGCCCCGGAACATACCACCAGGCACCAAATTAATCGAGCTGGACACAAAAGAAAGGGTATTTTAGGAATATTTGACCGTAAACCGAGTGGCAAAGTATAGTGTAGTCTTGCATAAATGGGAACATTCAGAAATTCAGAATATTACAAGACCATTATAATTTCAAAGAACTGTACTTTACAAAGCTTTACACTGTTACAACTTACACATTACATTCCTGAATCCCAGTTTTAAGATCAGGTATACATCCAAGTTTGAGATTCATCTGTCGTCTTTTAAACTTCACGACAGTTAACGAGAATCCCAAAAACAatgaaattaagaatgattggttCATTTGATCTCAGATTACCCAGAACCAGGATACAATTGAGCCAGAAGCCAAGCCGAGAATCAAGAACAGGACCATCAATGTTGCTGTTGTTTCTGCATGCTGAACTTGTACAGTTTTGGGAGCCAAGATAAACAATACGCTCGTAAAATAGCCATTGGTGAGCCCCAACAGACACGTCAGCAACACTACAGGGATCTCAGTTCGGAAAAAGAGGGGGCCATGCAAGCAGCCCAAATATAGAGGGTAAAATAGTAATCTAACAAAACAGGCAATGATGGACGCATTTGCATTCTCGAAAAGGTATATGGAAGTAAAACACTTGCCAACTAAATCGAAAACATTGTAGCTAGTAATCAGGAGAATGGGATACCAATCCCTTAGAACCGTGGAATGGACATCTTCGGTGATGAAACCTGGGAATATAGACAGAGTAACGACGTAGATGATTACTATTCCGGCCCCATACCATTTAATTTCTCCCATAAGTTTCCAAACCGGACCTGATAAAGAACCTTCTTTTTCTTGATTTCCGTCGTTTACAGCTTGTATCTTGAGATCATTATAGTACTTCATGACAGGAAGCTTATGCGCGATATTATGGAATACAAGACATACAACCATCAGTACAATTCCGACTATGAAGTACAGAAGCGCACTATTCCTCAAACCATGGGCATCTTGGGGATAAACAGCTTTCGTAAATATCCTTAGGAAAGAAACGAGGACACCTGCAGTGAAATAAAATGCAATTTACTTCAACTACGGTTCCTAGAACAAACAATGCTCAGCTTGAGGCATAGCTAAcacaattttgaaaaaaaaaaacacataatcCACGACAATTATGACAATCATgccaaaaaaaaacacataatcTCGGTTTAAAACTTGATCCCAAAATTGTATGAGTTGGCCTAATCTATAAATGTGTACACACAGCT
Encoded here:
- the LOC141598616 gene encoding equilibrative nucleotide transporter 1-like; this translates as MDTTDETTNPTHLLLPKTTTITKPPKDKYHLSYLIHFTLGTGYLLPWNAFITAVDYFSYLYPSHSVDRVFSVACILTGLFSLLLIIFYGKKSGSHFRINVGLGLFVVSLVVVPALDLVGLDGESGFGVTVAAVCLAGLANALVQGSLIGSAGELPNRYMQAVFVGTAASGVLVSFLRIFTKAVYPQDAHGLRNSALLYFIVGIVLMVVCLVFHNIAHKLPVMKYYNDLKIQAVNDGNQEKEGSLSGPVWKLMGEIKWYGAGIVIIYVVTLSIFPGFITEDVHSTVLRDWYPILLITSYNVFDLVGKCFTSIYLFENANASIIACFVRLLFYPLYLGCLHGPLFFRTEIPVVLLTCLLGLTNGYFTSVLFILAPKTVQVQHAETTATLMVLFLILGLASGSIVSWFWVI